A genomic window from Pseudocitrobacter corydidari includes:
- the smpB gene encoding SsrA-binding protein SmpB: MTKKKAHKPGSATIALNKRARHDYFIEEEYEAGLALQGWEVKSLRAGKANIGDSYVILKDGEAYLFGANFTPLTVASSHYVCDPTRTRKLLLNQRELDTLIGQINRDGYTVVALSLYWKNAWCKVKIGVAKGKQQHDKRNDVKDREWKLDKARIMKNAGR, from the coding sequence ATGACTAAGAAAAAAGCACACAAACCTGGATCGGCCACCATTGCGCTGAACAAACGCGCCCGCCACGATTACTTTATCGAAGAAGAGTACGAAGCGGGCCTCGCGCTGCAAGGCTGGGAAGTAAAATCCCTGCGTGCCGGTAAAGCCAACATTGGCGATAGCTACGTGATCCTGAAAGATGGCGAAGCCTACCTCTTTGGCGCAAACTTCACGCCGCTGACGGTCGCGTCATCCCACTACGTTTGCGACCCAACGCGTACCCGTAAGCTGTTACTGAATCAGCGTGAACTGGATACCCTTATCGGCCAGATCAACCGCGACGGTTATACGGTCGTTGCTCTCTCACTTTACTGGAAGAATGCCTGGTGCAAAGTCAAAATCGGCGTGGCAAAAGGTAAGCAGCAACACGATAAACGTAACGATGTGAAAGATCGCGAGTGGAAGCTGGATAAAGCGCGCATTATGAAAAACGCCGGGCGTTAA
- a CDS encoding type II toxin-antitoxin system RatA family toxin, producing the protein MPQISRTALVPYSAEQMYTLVNDVNAYPDFLPGCTGSRVLESGPTQMTAAVDVSKAGISKTFTTRNILTSNQSILMQLVDGPFKKLIGGWKFIPLSQDACKIEFHLDFEFTNKLIEMAFGRIFKELALNMVQAFTMRAREVYSAG; encoded by the coding sequence ATGCCTCAGATTAGCCGTACTGCGCTGGTGCCCTATAGCGCGGAGCAAATGTATACCCTCGTCAACGACGTTAATGCTTATCCTGATTTCTTACCTGGCTGCACCGGAAGTCGCGTGCTGGAGTCGGGCCCGACGCAAATGACGGCGGCGGTGGACGTGTCGAAGGCCGGTATCAGCAAGACGTTCACGACGCGGAATATCCTCACCAGCAACCAGAGCATTTTGATGCAGCTGGTGGATGGGCCATTTAAGAAACTGATTGGTGGCTGGAAGTTTATTCCGCTCAGTCAGGACGCCTGTAAAATTGAGTTCCATCTTGATTTCGAATTTACCAATAAGCTGATTGAGATGGCCTTTGGGCGCATCTTCAAAGAGCTGGCGCTGAACATGGTTCAGGCATTCACGATGCGCGCCAGAGAGGTTTACAGTGCCGGGTAA
- a CDS encoding RnfH family protein yields the protein MPGKIVVEVAYALPQKQYLQRVTLEEGATVEQAILASGILTLRDDIDLAKNKVGIYSRPVKLQDVVQDGDRVEIYRPLIADPKELRRQRAEKSAGKA from the coding sequence GTGCCGGGTAAGATTGTGGTTGAAGTGGCCTACGCGCTGCCGCAAAAACAGTATTTGCAACGTGTGACGCTGGAAGAGGGCGCCACCGTCGAGCAGGCGATTCTGGCGAGCGGTATTCTGACGCTGCGTGACGATATCGATCTTGCGAAGAATAAAGTGGGTATCTATAGCCGCCCGGTGAAGTTGCAGGACGTGGTGCAGGATGGTGACCGGGTTGAGATTTATCGCCCGCTGATTGCCGACCCGAAAGAACTGCGTCGCCAGCGAGCGGAGAAGTCAGCCGGGAAAGCCTGA
- the bamE gene encoding outer membrane protein assembly factor BamE — protein sequence MRCKTLTAAAAVLLMLTAGCSTLERVVYRPDINQGNYLAPNDISKIRIGMTQQQVAYALGTPMMSDPFGTNTWFYVFRQQPGHEKVTQQTLTLTFNSSGVLTNIDNKPALTGE from the coding sequence ATGCGCTGTAAAACGCTGACTGCTGCCGCAGCGGTTCTTCTGATGTTGACCGCAGGCTGTTCCACTCTGGAGCGAGTGGTTTACCGTCCTGACATCAATCAGGGAAACTATCTGGCACCTAACGATATTTCAAAAATCCGCATCGGCATGACCCAACAACAGGTCGCTTATGCATTAGGTACCCCGATGATGTCCGATCCGTTCGGCACCAATACCTGGTTCTACGTGTTCCGCCAGCAGCCGGGTCATGAAAAAGTGACGCAGCAGACGCTGACGCTCACCTTCAACAGCAGCGGTGTGCTGACCAACATCGATAACAAACCTGCGCTGACCGGCGAGTAA
- the recN gene encoding DNA repair protein RecN, whose translation MLAQLTISNFAIVRELEIDFNGGMTAITGETGAGKSIAIDALGLCLGGRAEGDMVRAGASRADLCARFALKDTPAALRWLEENQLEDGRECLLRRVISSDGRSRGFINGTAVPLSQLRELGQLLIQIHGQHAHQLLVKPEHQKTLLDGYTGESALTRQMADHYHLWHQSCRDLAQHQQQSQERAARAELLQYQLKELIEFNPQPGEYEQIDEEYKRLANSGQLLSTSQHALALLADGEDANLLSQLYTAKQLTTELVGMDNKLASVLDMLEEASIQLSEASDELRHYCDRLDLDPNRLYELEQRLSRQIALARKHHISPEALPDFYQSLLDEQQQLDDQSDSLETLKHAVARHHELALETARQLHTLRLNSAQELAGLITDSMHALSMPHGVFTIDVSFEEQHLTADGADRIEFRVTTNPGQPLQPIAKVASGGELSRIALAIQVITARKMETPALIFDEVDVGISGPTAAVVGRLLRQLGESTQVMCVTHLPQVAGCGHHHFFVSKETDGEMTETHMQVLDKRARLQELARLLGGSEVTRNTLANAKELLAA comes from the coding sequence ATGTTGGCACAACTGACCATCAGCAACTTCGCAATCGTTCGTGAACTTGAAATCGACTTTAACGGCGGCATGACGGCCATCACCGGTGAAACCGGGGCCGGTAAATCTATTGCTATCGATGCCCTCGGTCTGTGCCTGGGTGGCCGCGCGGAAGGCGACATGGTGCGCGCCGGTGCCAGCCGTGCCGACCTCTGCGCTCGCTTTGCCCTGAAAGACACGCCAGCCGCGCTGCGCTGGCTTGAAGAAAACCAGCTTGAAGATGGCCGTGAATGCCTGCTGCGCCGCGTTATCAGCAGCGACGGGCGCTCACGCGGCTTTATCAATGGTACCGCCGTGCCGCTGTCGCAGCTTCGCGAACTGGGCCAGTTGCTGATTCAAATCCATGGCCAGCATGCGCACCAGCTTCTGGTCAAACCCGAACATCAGAAAACGCTGCTCGACGGCTATACGGGCGAATCCGCCCTCACCCGCCAGATGGCCGACCATTACCATCTGTGGCATCAAAGCTGCCGCGATTTAGCGCAGCATCAGCAGCAAAGCCAGGAACGCGCCGCGCGCGCCGAGCTGCTGCAATATCAGCTTAAAGAGCTTATCGAATTCAACCCGCAGCCGGGCGAATACGAGCAAATCGACGAAGAGTACAAGCGTCTGGCGAACAGCGGGCAACTGCTCTCCACCAGCCAGCATGCGCTGGCGTTGCTCGCCGACGGTGAAGACGCCAACCTGCTAAGCCAGCTCTACACCGCAAAACAGCTCACCACGGAGCTGGTCGGCATGGACAACAAACTCGCCAGCGTGCTCGACATGCTGGAAGAAGCCTCCATCCAGCTCAGCGAAGCCAGCGATGAACTGCGTCACTACTGCGACCGCCTCGATCTCGACCCGAATCGCCTCTATGAACTGGAACAACGTCTGTCGCGGCAAATCGCGCTGGCGCGTAAACACCATATTTCGCCGGAAGCGCTGCCCGACTTCTACCAGTCGCTGCTCGATGAACAGCAGCAGCTTGACGATCAAAGCGACTCGCTGGAAACCCTGAAACACGCGGTGGCACGTCATCACGAACTGGCGCTGGAGACCGCACGTCAGCTTCATACTTTGCGCCTCAACAGCGCACAGGAGCTGGCTGGGCTGATTACCGACAGCATGCATGCACTCTCGATGCCGCACGGCGTGTTTACTATCGACGTCAGCTTTGAAGAACAGCACCTCACGGCAGACGGCGCAGACCGCATTGAATTTCGCGTCACCACCAACCCAGGCCAGCCGCTCCAGCCTATTGCTAAAGTGGCCTCCGGCGGTGAGCTGTCGCGTATCGCATTAGCCATTCAGGTGATCACCGCGCGTAAAATGGAAACACCGGCGCTCATCTTCGATGAAGTCGATGTCGGGATCAGCGGCCCAACCGCCGCCGTAGTTGGCCGTTTGCTGCGCCAGCTTGGTGAATCTACACAGGTGATGTGCGTAACTCACCTGCCACAGGTAGCCGGATGCGGCCATCACCACTTCTTTGTCAGCAAAGAAACCGACGGTGAAATGACTGAAACGCACATGCAGGTGCTTGATAAACGCGCACGTTTGCAGGAGCTGGCACGCCTGCTTGGCGGCAGCGAAGTCACGCGAAACACGCTGGCAAACGCGAAAGAGTTGCTGGCAGCGTAA
- the nadK gene encoding NAD(+) kinase: MNNHFKCIGIVGHPRHPTALTTHEMLYRWLSTKGYEVIVERQIAKELKLENVQTGTLAEIGQKACLAVVVGGDGNMLGAARTLARYDIKVIGINRGNLGFLTDLDPDNAHQQLADVLEGNYITEKRFLLEAQVCQQDCQKRISTAINEVVLHPGKVAHMIEFEVYIDETFAFSQRSDGLIISTPTGSTAYSLSAGGPILTPSLDAITLVPMFPHTLSARPLVINSSSTIRLRFSHRRNDLEISCDSQIALPIQEGEDVLIRRSDYHLNLIHPKDYSYFNTLSTKLGWSKKLF; the protein is encoded by the coding sequence ATGAACAATCATTTCAAGTGTATCGGTATCGTAGGGCACCCTCGCCATCCGACCGCGCTGACCACACATGAAATGCTCTATCGCTGGCTGAGCACCAAAGGCTACGAAGTGATTGTTGAACGCCAGATTGCTAAAGAGCTGAAACTGGAGAACGTGCAAACCGGCACGCTGGCAGAAATTGGTCAAAAGGCCTGTCTCGCGGTGGTGGTGGGTGGCGATGGCAATATGCTGGGCGCGGCGCGCACCCTGGCGCGCTACGATATTAAAGTGATCGGTATTAACCGTGGCAACCTTGGCTTCCTGACCGACCTCGACCCGGACAACGCCCATCAACAATTAGCCGACGTGCTGGAAGGCAATTACATCACCGAGAAACGTTTCCTGCTGGAGGCGCAGGTCTGTCAGCAGGATTGCCAGAAGCGCATCAGCACCGCCATTAATGAGGTAGTTCTGCATCCGGGTAAAGTGGCGCATATGATTGAGTTCGAAGTGTATATTGATGAAACCTTCGCCTTTTCTCAGCGCTCCGATGGCCTGATTATCTCGACGCCGACCGGTTCTACCGCCTACTCCCTTTCGGCAGGCGGCCCGATTCTGACGCCATCGCTCGATGCTATCACTCTGGTACCCATGTTCCCGCACACGCTCTCGGCGCGTCCGCTGGTGATTAACAGCAGCAGCACCATTCGCCTGCGTTTCTCACATCGCCGCAACGACCTGGAAATCAGCTGTGACAGCCAGATTGCCCTGCCGATTCAGGAAGGGGAAGATGTATTAATTCGTCGCAGCGATTATCACCTGAATCTCATTCACCCGAAAGATTACAGCTATTTCAACACATTAAGCACCAAGCTGGGCTGGTCAAAAAAATTGTTCTAA
- the grpE gene encoding nucleotide exchange factor GrpE, whose product MSSKEQKTPEGQAPEEIITEQHDDVEAVESDASAEQVDPRDEKIANLEAQLAESQTRERDGVLRIKAEMENLRRRTELDVEKAHKFALEKFVNELLPVLDSLDRALEVANKDNTDMAAMIEGIELTRKSMLDVVGKFGVQVVDAIDVPMDPNVHQAIAMVESEDIAPGNVLMVMQKGYTLNGRTIRAAMVSVAKAKA is encoded by the coding sequence ATGAGCAGTAAAGAACAGAAAACGCCTGAGGGGCAAGCCCCGGAAGAAATTATCACGGAACAGCATGATGACGTTGAAGCTGTAGAGTCTGACGCGTCTGCTGAGCAGGTGGATCCGCGCGATGAAAAAATTGCGAATCTGGAAGCTCAGTTAGCTGAATCCCAGACGCGTGAGCGTGACGGTGTGTTGCGTATCAAAGCGGAAATGGAAAACCTGCGTCGTCGTACTGAACTCGACGTCGAAAAGGCGCACAAATTTGCGTTGGAAAAATTCGTCAACGAACTGCTGCCGGTGCTGGATAGCCTCGACCGCGCGCTGGAAGTGGCAAACAAAGACAACACCGATATGGCGGCGATGATCGAAGGTATTGAATTGACCCGTAAATCCATGCTCGACGTGGTGGGTAAATTCGGCGTTCAGGTTGTTGACGCGATCGACGTGCCGATGGATCCGAACGTACACCAGGCGATTGCAATGGTGGAGTCTGAAGACATCGCGCCGGGTAACGTACTGATGGTGATGCAGAAAGGCTACACGCTGAATGGTCGCACCATTCGCGCCGCGATGGTTTCCGTTGCGAAAGCCAAAGCGTAA
- a CDS encoding EAL domain-containing protein has translation MLESDVKTRALPPDEVGVLVRQDKTRDDVLRHFLQLTTSLFHMPAGYISVLDDKTRNVIVSHQISMAPKPRQFTFCQYVVDTQKPVIVPDTLQDARFCEHPMVVGDPGLRFYAGMPLTFKNGCTMGTYCVVDTVPRDLTCDELASLTFIAELVSSFIESWLDVALTDLNSGLPNMHQLINDLQDESFAEECPGNSLMVIECIGVTQSDDIARVMGTSRLNTLVRDISQALLQVLQLSRCEKLYMLSAGRFALYSKPLTPSDRQRREQQLMALQAHLSDAVTIDLKIYVGETAITLPICSGHEILRQAESALYEARHNRLRWGIYNQDDDCRRNEDFYLLNDLTEAIRKDRGLYLVWQPKVSLPAGQPVALEALIRWNHPERGIIPPGSFLPLIENTSLMVELTDWVIDHAITQLAEWEQKGIALPASINISVLDLKRENFTQRLHDKMALAGLDNGMLGVECLETEKLLASSQVLEELRLLRQNGFSVSLDDFGAGYSNLNYLLRIPLDTIKLDKSLIDDLLKEPSRRVIVRNVIRMLKELGYRVLAEGVEDESTARIISDYACDEAQGYYFARPKTAEQLEAWLDKWI, from the coding sequence ATGCTGGAGTCGGATGTAAAGACCCGAGCGCTTCCCCCCGATGAGGTGGGGGTTTTAGTACGTCAGGATAAAACGCGCGACGATGTTCTTCGTCATTTCTTACAACTCACCACATCACTTTTCCATATGCCAGCGGGTTACATTTCTGTGCTGGATGACAAGACGCGCAATGTGATCGTATCGCATCAGATTTCGATGGCACCGAAGCCACGACAGTTCACCTTTTGCCAGTATGTGGTCGATACCCAAAAGCCGGTCATTGTGCCCGATACGTTGCAGGATGCACGTTTTTGTGAGCACCCGATGGTGGTGGGCGACCCAGGGTTGCGCTTTTACGCGGGCATGCCGCTGACCTTTAAAAACGGCTGTACAATGGGCACCTATTGCGTGGTTGATACGGTGCCACGCGATTTAACCTGCGATGAGCTGGCCTCGCTGACCTTCATTGCAGAACTGGTTTCGAGCTTTATTGAATCATGGCTGGATGTGGCGCTGACCGATCTCAATAGCGGCCTGCCAAACATGCATCAGCTGATTAATGATTTGCAGGATGAATCGTTTGCGGAAGAGTGCCCCGGCAACTCGTTGATGGTGATTGAGTGTATCGGCGTGACGCAGTCTGACGATATCGCCCGGGTGATGGGCACCAGTCGGCTGAACACGCTGGTAAGGGATATTAGCCAGGCGCTGCTGCAGGTGTTGCAGCTTTCACGGTGTGAAAAGCTGTATATGCTGAGCGCCGGGCGCTTTGCGCTCTATTCAAAACCCCTGACGCCGTCCGATCGCCAGCGTCGTGAGCAGCAGCTCATGGCCCTGCAGGCGCATCTTTCTGATGCCGTCACCATTGATTTGAAGATCTACGTCGGCGAAACGGCGATTACATTGCCTATCTGTTCCGGACATGAAATTCTGCGTCAGGCCGAGAGCGCGCTGTATGAAGCCCGACATAACCGGCTACGCTGGGGGATTTATAATCAGGACGATGATTGCCGTCGTAACGAAGATTTTTATCTGCTCAACGACCTGACCGAAGCCATTCGTAAAGATCGCGGGCTCTATCTGGTCTGGCAACCGAAGGTATCGCTGCCGGCGGGGCAGCCGGTGGCGCTGGAAGCACTGATTCGCTGGAATCACCCGGAGCGCGGGATTATTCCTCCCGGAAGTTTTTTGCCGCTGATTGAGAATACCAGTCTGATGGTTGAGCTCACCGACTGGGTGATTGATCACGCGATTACGCAGCTGGCTGAGTGGGAGCAGAAAGGCATTGCCTTACCCGCGTCGATTAACATCAGCGTGTTGGATCTCAAGCGGGAGAACTTTACCCAGCGGCTGCACGATAAAATGGCACTGGCTGGGCTGGATAACGGCATGCTGGGCGTGGAATGTCTGGAGACGGAGAAACTGTTAGCGAGCTCCCAGGTGCTGGAAGAGCTACGCTTACTGCGCCAGAACGGGTTTTCGGTCTCGCTGGATGATTTTGGCGCGGGTTACAGCAACCTGAATTATCTGCTGCGTATTCCGCTCGATACGATCAAGCTGGATAAATCATTGATTGACGATCTGCTCAAAGAGCCTTCGCGACGCGTCATTGTGCGTAACGTTATTCGCATGCTGAAAGAGCTGGGTTATCGGGTGCTGGCGGAAGGGGTGGAGGATGAATCCACCGCGCGGATTATCAGCGACTATGCGTGCGATGAAGCGCAGGGCTATTACTTTGCGCGACCTAAAACGGCAGAACAGCTGGAGGCGTGGCTGGATAAGTGGATATAA
- a CDS encoding HlyC/CorC family transporter has protein sequence MEHISTTTLIVTLIIMVVISAYFSGSETGMMTLNRYRLRHLAKQGNRQAKRVEKLLRKPDRLISLVLIGNNLVNILASALGTIVGMRLYGDAGVAIATGILTFVVLVFAEVLPKTIAALYPEKVAYPSSFLLAPLQILMMPLVWLLNMITRLLMRMMGIKTDIVMSSSLSKDELRTLVNESRSQISRRNQDMLLSVLDLEKVSVDDIMVPRNEIVGIDINDDWKSIVRQLTHSPHGRIVLYRDSLDDAISMLRVREAWRLMQEKKEFTKEVMLRAADEIYYVPEGTPLSVQLVKFQRNKKKVGLVVDEYGDIQGLVTVEDILEEIVGDFTTSMSPTLAEEVTPQNDGSVIIEGSANVRELNKAFNWHMPEDEARTINGMILEALEEIPAAGTRVRIGLYDIDILDVQDNMIKQVKVVPVKPLRESVQS, from the coding sequence TTGGAACATATCTCCACCACCACACTGATCGTCACACTGATCATTATGGTGGTCATCTCCGCCTATTTCTCCGGTTCGGAGACAGGCATGATGACGCTCAATCGCTATCGTCTGCGTCATCTTGCCAAACAAGGCAATCGCCAGGCGAAGCGCGTGGAAAAACTGCTGCGCAAGCCAGATCGCTTAATTAGCCTGGTCCTGATTGGCAATAACCTGGTTAACATTCTGGCCTCCGCGCTGGGTACCATCGTCGGGATGCGTCTTTACGGCGATGCGGGCGTAGCGATTGCTACCGGTATCCTGACGTTCGTGGTGCTGGTGTTTGCCGAGGTCTTGCCGAAAACCATCGCCGCGCTCTACCCGGAAAAAGTGGCCTACCCCAGCAGTTTCCTGCTCGCTCCGTTACAGATTCTGATGATGCCGCTGGTGTGGCTGCTCAATATGATCACCCGCCTGCTGATGCGCATGATGGGGATAAAAACCGACATCGTGATGAGCAGCTCCTTGAGCAAAGACGAGCTGCGCACGCTGGTGAATGAATCGCGCTCGCAAATCTCGCGCCGCAATCAGGACATGCTGCTGTCGGTGCTGGATCTCGAAAAAGTGAGCGTCGATGACATTATGGTGCCGCGCAACGAAATCGTCGGTATCGACATCAACGATGACTGGAAGTCGATTGTTCGTCAGCTCACCCACTCTCCGCACGGGCGCATCGTGCTGTATCGCGACTCGCTGGACGATGCCATCAGCATGCTACGCGTGCGCGAAGCCTGGCGCTTAATGCAGGAGAAAAAAGAGTTCACCAAAGAGGTGATGCTGCGCGCCGCCGATGAAATTTACTATGTGCCGGAAGGCACGCCGCTCAGCGTTCAGCTGGTGAAATTCCAGCGTAATAAAAAGAAAGTCGGCCTGGTGGTCGATGAATATGGCGATATTCAGGGGCTGGTAACGGTCGAAGATATTCTCGAAGAGATTGTCGGCGACTTCACGACATCGATGTCACCGACTCTGGCGGAAGAAGTGACGCCGCAGAATGACGGTTCGGTCATTATTGAAGGCAGCGCCAACGTCCGTGAACTCAACAAAGCCTTTAACTGGCATATGCCGGAAGACGAAGCGCGCACCATTAACGGCATGATCCTCGAAGCGCTGGAAGAGATCCCGGCGGCAGGGACCCGCGTGCGTATTGGCCTGTACGATATCGATATTCTTGATGTACAGGACAACATGATTAAGCAGGTCAAAGTAGTCCCGGTGAAACCGTTACGCGAAAGCGTACAGTCCTGA
- a CDS encoding cytochrome C assembly family protein: MPVFALLALVAYSISLALIIPGLLQKNSGWRRMAILSAVIALVCHAFALEARILPGGENGQNLSLLNVGSLVSLMICTVMTIVASRNRGWLLLPIVYAFALINLAFATFVPNEYITHLEATPGMMVHIGLSLFAYATLIIAALYALQLAWIDYQLKNKKLAFSHEMPPLMSIERKMFHITQVGVVLLTLTLCTGLFYMHNLFSMENIDKAVLSIVAWFVYIVLLWGHYHEGWRGRRVVWFNVAGAGILTMAYFGSRVIQQLVG, encoded by the coding sequence ATGCCCGTTTTTGCCCTGCTCGCGCTTGTCGCCTACTCCATCAGCCTGGCGCTGATCATCCCCGGTTTGCTGCAAAAAAACAGCGGCTGGCGGCGTATGGCTATTCTTTCTGCCGTTATCGCGCTCGTCTGCCACGCTTTCGCGCTGGAAGCCCGCATTCTGCCCGGCGGCGAGAATGGTCAAAACCTGAGCCTGCTCAACGTCGGTTCGCTGGTCAGTCTGATGATTTGTACGGTGATGACGATTGTCGCCTCACGCAATCGCGGCTGGCTCCTGTTGCCGATTGTTTACGCCTTTGCGTTAATCAATCTGGCTTTCGCGACGTTTGTCCCGAATGAATACATCACCCATCTGGAAGCTACGCCAGGCATGATGGTGCATATTGGCCTGTCGCTGTTCGCCTATGCGACGCTGATTATCGCCGCGCTCTACGCACTTCAACTTGCGTGGATTGACTACCAGCTGAAAAACAAAAAGCTGGCCTTCAGCCACGAAATGCCGCCGCTGATGAGCATTGAACGTAAAATGTTCCATATCACGCAGGTGGGCGTGGTGCTGCTTACACTTACCCTGTGCACCGGCCTGTTTTACATGCATAACCTCTTCAGCATGGAGAACATCGACAAAGCCGTGCTCTCTATCGTGGCCTGGTTTGTCTACATCGTGCTGTTGTGGGGTCACTATCATGAAGGATGGCGTGGACGCCGAGTCGTGTGGTTTAACGTCGCGGGCGCAGGCATTCTGACCATGGCGTATTTCGGTAGCCGGGTCATTCAACAGCTTGTCGGCTAG